In a genomic window of Paramicrobacterium chengjingii:
- a CDS encoding GntR family transcriptional regulator codes for MVRSSASLHEQVRLALTQEINAGKYDSVRMLPAEPELCKRFGVSRITVRRAVSDLEDLGLVRRRQGAGTFVTGGGEMLGTMTIGGFADKVTSGGTKSRSVKRSDVTQADATTAQSLQIETGDTIFRLERVFLLNDVPLSLDRSVYSLDRFPDFQSKIGEETSTYQVLREQYGVRFAEVRREVRIGYTTRETAEWLQMPEHDPLIVVEKVALDPDGEVIHISHVETAPSRVKLSMVARDEH; via the coding sequence GTGGTTCGATCATCAGCGTCGCTGCATGAGCAAGTTCGGCTTGCACTTACACAGGAGATAAATGCCGGAAAGTACGACTCCGTCAGGATGCTCCCGGCAGAGCCCGAGCTCTGCAAACGGTTCGGGGTCAGCCGAATTACAGTGCGACGCGCGGTATCTGACCTCGAAGACCTCGGGCTTGTTCGCCGCAGGCAGGGCGCCGGCACTTTCGTTACCGGTGGCGGAGAAATGCTCGGAACAATGACGATCGGGGGGTTCGCTGACAAAGTCACCTCGGGGGGCACGAAATCCCGGTCCGTGAAGCGATCAGACGTGACACAGGCAGATGCCACGACTGCGCAGTCGCTTCAAATTGAAACCGGGGACACGATCTTTCGCCTTGAACGCGTCTTCCTTCTTAATGATGTTCCTCTGTCTCTCGATCGCAGTGTCTACTCGCTCGATCGTTTTCCAGATTTCCAATCAAAGATCGGCGAGGAAACGTCAACCTACCAAGTGCTTCGTGAACAATACGGCGTTCGCTTTGCAGAGGTCCGGCGTGAAGTGCGCATTGGATACACGACCCGGGAGACCGCGGAATGGCTGCAGATGCCAGAACACGACCCGCTGATTGTCGTTGAGAAGGTCGCCCTTGATCCCGACGGTGAGGTCATTCACATCTCTCACGTCGAGACTGCACCGAGCAGAGTGAAACTCAGCATGGTTGCGCGAGACGAGCACTAA
- a CDS encoding HAD family hydrolase, producing MTSHIDAVIFDCDGVLVDSEVLTMTVGQRVLADLGWHVELSTLIEMFVGCTHEYYVEQVEKNLGRKLEDDWSLPYRPWYDEAFAEDLREIEGISDAVERIALPTAVASNSDHERIRSSLTTVGLFDRFDGRICSAEDVPDGKPAPDVYLKAAETLGVAPERCIAVEDSNVGVQAARAAGMTVLAYETDMTPAGWFDRPDITVFRSMADLPALVDELSN from the coding sequence GTGACTAGCCACATAGACGCCGTGATTTTTGATTGCGATGGTGTTCTCGTCGACAGTGAAGTCCTCACGATGACAGTTGGGCAACGAGTGCTAGCCGACCTGGGCTGGCACGTCGAGCTATCCACTCTCATCGAAATGTTCGTGGGCTGCACCCATGAATATTACGTCGAGCAGGTCGAGAAGAATCTCGGGCGAAAACTGGAGGACGACTGGTCCCTTCCGTATCGACCCTGGTACGACGAGGCGTTTGCAGAAGATCTTCGTGAGATAGAGGGAATCTCGGATGCTGTTGAGCGTATCGCTCTTCCAACAGCGGTTGCGTCGAATAGTGACCACGAACGGATCCGGTCATCGCTCACGACCGTCGGGCTCTTCGACCGATTTGACGGGCGCATCTGCAGCGCCGAGGATGTGCCGGACGGTAAGCCAGCACCCGATGTCTACCTCAAGGCCGCCGAGACACTCGGCGTAGCTCCCGAACGCTGCATCGCCGTCGAAGACAGCAACGTCGGTGTTCAGGCCGCACGCGCAGCGGGCATGACGGTCCTCGCGTACGAAACTGACATGACACCCGCGGGCTGGTTCGACCGACCAGACATCACGGTCTTCCGGTCAATGGCCGACCTCCCCGCTCTTGTCGATGAACTGTCCAACTGA
- a CDS encoding amidohydrolase family protein translates to MPEPSNPTDAAAATDFAPGVAYGGPIIDAHHHVWDLDENLYPWLMPSGNVPHRYGDYSAIKKNYLASDYLRDISDVGVTSSVYMEAEWDPTDALGEVRYIAGVAKETGVPGAMAAQAWLDADDVESTLEALSEFDIVRSVRHKPGGPATRADAVAGNQTLMSNPTWRRGYELLGRFGLHFELQTPWWNLPEACALADTYPATTLIINHSGVLLDREPETIRAWSEAMAQAAVCPNVFVKASGLCVEGKPWTVDLNRDIVLSIIELFGAERVMFGSNFPVDGMFTTYRELVDGYTQITRGLSASEKRDFFFGTAQKLYAPIA, encoded by the coding sequence GTGCCTGAGCCATCCAACCCCACGGATGCCGCCGCGGCGACGGACTTTGCACCCGGAGTCGCGTACGGCGGCCCCATCATCGACGCTCACCACCATGTGTGGGATCTCGATGAAAACCTCTACCCGTGGCTGATGCCGTCGGGGAATGTACCGCACCGGTACGGCGACTACTCGGCGATCAAAAAGAACTATCTCGCCTCCGACTACCTGCGCGACATCAGCGACGTCGGGGTGACGTCGTCGGTGTATATGGAAGCTGAGTGGGATCCGACCGACGCGTTGGGCGAAGTTCGGTACATCGCCGGCGTCGCGAAAGAGACGGGAGTTCCGGGGGCGATGGCCGCGCAGGCCTGGTTAGATGCCGACGACGTTGAATCGACTCTCGAAGCGCTTAGCGAATTCGACATCGTGCGGAGCGTGCGCCACAAGCCAGGCGGGCCCGCGACACGGGCGGATGCTGTCGCTGGTAACCAAACGTTGATGAGCAATCCGACGTGGCGACGAGGGTACGAGCTGCTCGGTCGCTTCGGGCTCCACTTCGAGTTGCAGACTCCCTGGTGGAATCTGCCGGAAGCATGCGCGCTCGCCGACACGTACCCCGCAACGACGCTGATCATCAACCACTCCGGGGTTCTACTTGACCGCGAGCCAGAGACGATCCGAGCATGGAGTGAGGCGATGGCGCAGGCGGCAGTCTGCCCGAACGTCTTCGTGAAAGCATCCGGTCTTTGTGTCGAGGGCAAGCCGTGGACTGTGGATCTGAACCGCGACATCGTGCTGAGTATCATCGAGCTCTTTGGCGCTGAGCGGGTTATGTTCGGCAGCAACTTCCCTGTCGACGGCATGTTCACGACCTATCGCGAGCTCGTCGACGGCTACACGCAGATCACGCGCGGGCTCTCAGCATCTGAGAAGCGCGACTTCTTCTTTGGCACAGCCCAGAAGCTCTATGCGCCGATTGCCTGA
- a CDS encoding MFS transporter, translating into MSATQTSKSTGRRAATNVRWSIVVILFIFYTINCIDRSALGVALPSITEEFHISATVQGLVLSAFFWTYCLLQIPGGMAGDKFGPRKVIGVAAAIWGLFTAFAGLAVNGFMLILARLGLGAFEAPFMASASKLVANWMPQKRRASGITLIDSGAPLGAAFGGLIVAWLISMTGSWRWSFVIIGLTTVVVGILVTLYIRNRPEQHPLVNEEEVALIQQDVEADEEKPGVGAGNIAAMVVGRLAWAMVFWGLVTWGPSYLANARGLDLAAMGFATFVIFLCGAVGEILSGILADRLQRFFSRNASFKILFGGSGVLSFIPLAALPFVDNPTVAIVLLSVGVFFNLFGGLYWSIPAMLAKPDKVGLVGGVMNFAGTSAGIIVPIVAGILIDVTGGYTAVLVFLAVCAAVYTVASLLINFSRSKSTVTDRA; encoded by the coding sequence ATGAGTGCGACACAAACTTCGAAATCGACGGGTCGACGGGCGGCGACAAACGTCCGCTGGTCAATCGTCGTGATCCTGTTCATCTTCTACACGATCAACTGCATCGACCGAAGCGCACTGGGTGTTGCGTTGCCATCGATCACCGAAGAGTTCCACATTTCGGCCACGGTTCAGGGCCTCGTCCTCAGCGCATTCTTCTGGACCTACTGCCTGCTGCAGATTCCCGGGGGCATGGCCGGCGACAAGTTCGGTCCGCGCAAGGTCATCGGCGTCGCAGCCGCCATCTGGGGTCTCTTCACCGCGTTCGCCGGGTTGGCCGTGAACGGATTCATGCTCATTCTCGCGCGACTCGGCCTCGGTGCCTTCGAGGCTCCGTTCATGGCGTCGGCATCAAAGCTCGTCGCCAACTGGATGCCGCAGAAGCGACGTGCAAGCGGCATCACGCTCATCGACAGCGGTGCGCCGCTCGGTGCGGCCTTCGGTGGGCTTATCGTCGCGTGGCTGATCTCCATGACGGGTTCGTGGCGCTGGTCGTTCGTCATCATCGGCCTGACGACGGTCGTTGTCGGCATCCTGGTCACTCTGTACATCCGTAACCGCCCCGAGCAGCATCCTCTCGTGAATGAGGAAGAAGTCGCTCTCATTCAGCAAGACGTCGAGGCCGACGAAGAGAAGCCCGGCGTCGGTGCGGGAAACATCGCGGCCATGGTCGTTGGTCGACTTGCGTGGGCGATGGTCTTCTGGGGGTTGGTCACGTGGGGTCCGAGCTACCTGGCCAATGCTCGCGGGCTTGACCTCGCCGCGATGGGCTTCGCCACATTCGTGATCTTCCTGTGTGGAGCGGTCGGTGAGATCTTGAGCGGAATTCTTGCGGATCGTCTTCAGCGGTTCTTCTCGCGCAACGCCTCGTTCAAGATTCTCTTTGGCGGGTCAGGCGTGCTGAGCTTCATTCCGCTTGCAGCTTTGCCGTTCGTGGACAACCCGACAGTCGCCATCGTGCTGCTCAGCGTCGGAGTATTCTTCAACCTCTTCGGCGGACTGTATTGGTCGATTCCGGCAATGCTCGCCAAGCCCGACAAGGTGGGTCTTGTCGGGGGAGTCATGAACTTCGCAGGCACATCGGCGGGAATCATCGTTCCGATCGTTGCGGGAATCTTGATCGACGTCACGGGTGGGTACACCGCCGTCTTGGTCTTCCTCGCCGTGTGCGCTGCCGTGTATACGGTCGCATCACTGCTGATCAACTTCTCACGCTCGAAGAGCACGGTGACTGACCGTGCCTGA
- a CDS encoding homoserine dehydrogenase — translation MKTNSDARVGDAPIGVALSGAGGGFGRSFLAQLSRISGMKPSVLVDLNLDSLAVMLDKLGYSRSSWAVCRDTRDVEAAVAAGRTALIADGALLAPHAYDVLVEATGNVSVGFALALRALDDDRHVVMVSKEVESVAGVHLAGVARSRGLRYLPGKGDQPANLLALVSWITAVGLDIVAVGKSAEYDLVFDPTTGTASMLDAHETVPELAGLLDLGPDVAVTVAARAEAARSFKRSAAADYCEMAVVAQYTGFVTDRDDMHYPVARPSELADIYRLRADGGLLERPGVVDVFTMLRLPGEASFAGGEFVIVRTGDAETWQLLKAKGHVVSSDGAYACIYSPYHLMGVETPLSVYEAHSGTSDVPAPDQHVVLAGRATTALEAGTRLRVEGHHHEIDGVAPFLSAREDLPADTAPFYLLGGATLVRNVPAGQTITVDDLHGFDDRLWQAFHHPHSLPSTSKESQR, via the coding sequence ATGAAGACAAACTCGGATGCGCGGGTTGGGGATGCCCCGATCGGCGTGGCGCTCTCCGGGGCGGGCGGAGGATTCGGGCGCAGCTTTCTGGCACAGCTGAGCCGCATCAGCGGTATGAAGCCGTCTGTTCTTGTCGACCTGAACCTCGATTCTCTCGCTGTCATGCTCGACAAACTCGGGTATTCGCGGTCGTCATGGGCCGTCTGTCGCGATACACGCGACGTCGAGGCCGCGGTGGCCGCAGGGCGCACGGCTCTCATCGCCGATGGCGCTCTTCTCGCACCGCACGCGTACGACGTACTCGTGGAGGCCACGGGGAACGTGAGCGTCGGTTTCGCGCTCGCGTTGCGCGCTCTTGATGATGATCGCCATGTCGTCATGGTCAGCAAAGAAGTCGAGTCGGTCGCGGGCGTACATCTCGCCGGCGTCGCGCGTTCACGCGGCTTGCGCTACCTGCCAGGCAAGGGTGATCAGCCGGCCAACCTGCTCGCGCTTGTGAGCTGGATCACCGCCGTGGGCCTCGACATCGTCGCTGTCGGCAAATCGGCTGAGTACGACCTCGTGTTCGATCCGACGACTGGTACAGCATCGATGCTCGATGCGCACGAAACGGTCCCCGAGCTGGCGGGCCTTCTGGATCTGGGCCCCGACGTTGCCGTTACCGTAGCGGCTCGTGCGGAAGCTGCGCGCTCGTTCAAACGCAGCGCGGCCGCGGACTACTGCGAAATGGCCGTTGTCGCCCAGTACACGGGATTTGTCACGGACCGGGATGACATGCACTACCCGGTCGCGCGACCGAGTGAGCTTGCCGACATCTACAGGCTGCGAGCAGATGGGGGACTGCTCGAACGCCCCGGTGTAGTCGACGTCTTCACGATGCTTCGGCTTCCCGGCGAAGCGAGCTTCGCGGGCGGCGAATTCGTCATCGTGCGGACGGGCGACGCAGAAACGTGGCAACTCCTCAAGGCCAAGGGGCACGTTGTCAGCTCGGATGGCGCATATGCCTGCATTTACAGTCCCTACCACCTCATGGGTGTTGAAACCCCGCTCTCGGTCTACGAGGCACACTCCGGAACCTCCGACGTTCCGGCGCCCGACCAGCACGTCGTGCTCGCCGGCCGGGCGACCACGGCACTCGAGGCGGGAACCAGACTTCGCGTCGAGGGACACCACCATGAAATCGACGGTGTCGCACCGTTCCTGAGCGCGCGAGAAGACCTCCCTGCCGATACGGCACCGTTCTATCTGCTCGGCGGAGCCACTCTCGTACGCAATGTTCCCGCCGGGCAAACGATCACCGTCGATGATCTTCATGGCTTCGACGACCGACTATGGCAAGCATTTCACCACCCCCACTCCCTTCCCTCTACGTCTAAGGAGTCTCAGCGATGA
- the otnK gene encoding 3-oxo-tetronate kinase: MSQLGAIADDFTGATDLATNLAAHGFRTLVVTEHGVRSGALTMSTAEQFDAIVCALKTRTAPTEQAVQDSLDAVNALREAGCSRYYVKYCSTFDSTDRGNIGTVLDAVSSELGADRVVVVPSFPANGRTVEGGMLRVHGDLLENSPMRHHPLTPMARSRVSELLQPQTSHSVAEIHLDIVRRGPDDVAAALSGQSARYVVVDAVADSDLVAIAQATRDSILVSGGSGLALGLSGPLASDAAQIPHVTGRRLVLAGSASEATRGQVNHAKHQLPWFKINTEKLMDDEQAVLTESLAWLAAQPDDAPALIYAVDSLSDVKGSSPETAESIERLFGSIASHSTHGDLNVSQLIVAGGETSGAVVSALGIDRMSVGPQIAPGICWAHARTSAGAHVNLALKSGNFGDENMFATAWEVLER; encoded by the coding sequence ATGAGTCAGCTTGGCGCGATTGCTGACGATTTCACAGGAGCCACCGACCTGGCCACGAACCTCGCCGCTCACGGCTTCCGCACCCTCGTGGTTACAGAGCACGGCGTGCGCTCCGGAGCGCTGACCATGTCAACGGCCGAGCAGTTCGACGCAATCGTCTGCGCTTTGAAGACACGAACCGCTCCCACGGAGCAGGCAGTTCAAGACAGCCTGGATGCTGTGAACGCTCTTCGCGAAGCCGGATGCTCCCGTTACTACGTTAAATACTGCTCGACCTTCGATTCCACCGACCGAGGCAATATCGGAACTGTGCTCGATGCCGTCAGTTCGGAGCTGGGCGCCGACCGTGTTGTTGTCGTCCCGTCCTTCCCCGCCAACGGGCGCACCGTCGAGGGCGGGATGCTCAGAGTACACGGTGATCTTCTCGAGAATTCACCGATGCGTCATCATCCGCTGACGCCAATGGCTCGATCTCGTGTCTCGGAGCTCTTGCAGCCTCAGACGTCTCATTCAGTCGCCGAAATCCATCTCGACATCGTCAGGCGTGGCCCTGACGACGTAGCCGCAGCGCTCTCCGGCCAATCAGCGCGGTACGTCGTCGTCGATGCGGTCGCTGACAGCGATCTCGTCGCCATCGCCCAAGCGACACGCGACAGCATCCTCGTCTCTGGCGGCTCTGGGCTTGCACTCGGACTCTCGGGACCACTTGCCTCAGACGCCGCCCAGATTCCACACGTGACAGGAAGACGGCTTGTGCTCGCTGGCAGCGCCTCCGAGGCGACGCGGGGTCAAGTGAACCATGCCAAGCATCAGCTGCCCTGGTTCAAGATCAACACCGAGAAGCTGATGGACGACGAGCAAGCCGTTCTCACCGAGTCGCTGGCATGGCTGGCGGCTCAACCTGACGACGCTCCCGCCCTGATCTATGCCGTGGACTCGCTCTCCGACGTGAAGGGGTCGTCTCCCGAAACGGCAGAGAGCATCGAACGGCTCTTCGGCTCGATTGCCTCGCACTCGACTCATGGAGACCTCAATGTGTCGCAGCTGATCGTCGCCGGTGGCGAGACGTCCGGCGCCGTCGTCTCGGCCTTGGGTATCGACCGGATGTCGGTCGGCCCGCAGATCGCACCTGGAATTTGCTGGGCGCACGCTCGCACCTCTGCGGGTGCGCACGTGAATCTTGCCCTCAAGTCGGGCAACTTCGGCGATGAGAACATGTTTGCGACCGCGTGGGAGGTACTCGAACGATGA
- a CDS encoding class II aldolase/adducin family protein has translation MGTRPVGNADVAALIEQASADLVATGAAIETAGLCRGSSGNMSLRVGDDLLVMTPSGSLLGDLDPGALSVVAFDGRHLAGEAPSKELPLHLEMYRKNPSHRAVIHVHSPFAIAASCLEPWSEFSALPPLTPYFVMRAGQTPLVPYAHPGSNELAGHLRQISRPFSSALLQNHGQITSNATLESALDSAIEVEEAARATLLTAGKRARTLTPDEACELAERNGTMWTP, from the coding sequence ATGGGCACACGACCGGTCGGCAACGCTGACGTGGCTGCGCTGATCGAACAGGCATCAGCTGACCTTGTTGCAACAGGCGCAGCGATCGAAACAGCAGGGCTCTGCCGCGGTTCGAGCGGCAATATGTCACTTCGCGTTGGCGACGACCTGCTCGTGATGACGCCGAGTGGATCGCTCCTGGGAGACCTCGACCCCGGCGCACTGTCCGTCGTCGCATTCGACGGCCGGCACCTCGCCGGCGAAGCCCCGTCGAAGGAGCTTCCGCTACACCTGGAGATGTACCGCAAGAACCCGAGCCACCGTGCCGTCATCCATGTTCATTCCCCGTTCGCTATCGCGGCCTCGTGCCTCGAACCATGGTCGGAATTCAGCGCACTTCCCCCACTGACTCCGTACTTCGTCATGCGAGCAGGTCAGACGCCGCTCGTGCCATACGCGCACCCTGGCTCCAACGAGCTGGCCGGGCACCTGAGACAGATTAGCCGTCCATTCTCATCGGCTCTTCTGCAGAATCACGGCCAGATCACGAGCAATGCCACGCTTGAGAGCGCGCTGGACTCGGCAATTGAGGTGGAAGAGGCCGCACGGGCGACGCTCCTCACCGCAGGGAAGCGGGCGCGAACCCTCACACCTGACGAAGCCTGCGAGCTCGCAGAGCGCAACGGCACAATGTGGACGCCATAG
- a CDS encoding DeoR/GlpR family DNA-binding transcription regulator, giving the protein MAARRADASPLIPDQRREAIMRHLRRDQVLSFKQLSDLLGVSHMTIRRDVSQLEEDGHAISIPGGAKIASRLVSEPSHEQKTLIDSAEKAAMAQLASSIVRPSMAIYLDAGTTMLAMVPMLAEIDDLTIVTNDLMTAHSVLTNTSAELITVGGRVDRDNQSTVGLLAANMLDDLAVDIALLSTSSWDLRHGVTTPSEAKVEVKRAALRMSSQAVLVAGSSKYGSFGKYKALDLSEVDIVVTDGGLSDGAAAGIRALNVDVRQAIQE; this is encoded by the coding sequence ATGGCAGCACGACGCGCCGACGCATCGCCACTCATTCCTGACCAGCGCCGCGAAGCCATCATGCGTCATCTTCGGCGCGATCAGGTGCTCAGCTTCAAACAGCTTTCTGACCTTCTCGGCGTCAGCCACATGACAATCCGCCGCGATGTGTCGCAGCTCGAAGAAGACGGCCATGCGATCTCGATTCCCGGTGGCGCGAAGATCGCCAGCCGCCTGGTCAGCGAGCCGAGCCACGAGCAGAAAACGCTCATCGATTCGGCGGAGAAGGCCGCGATGGCTCAGCTCGCAAGCTCGATCGTGCGACCGTCCATGGCGATCTATCTTGATGCCGGAACGACGATGCTCGCTATGGTGCCGATGCTCGCCGAGATTGACGATCTCACGATCGTGACGAACGACCTCATGACTGCCCACAGCGTGCTGACGAATACATCAGCAGAGCTGATTACCGTCGGTGGCCGTGTCGACCGCGACAATCAATCGACGGTCGGTCTGCTCGCCGCAAACATGCTCGACGATCTCGCCGTTGACATCGCGCTTCTTTCCACAAGCTCGTGGGATCTTCGCCATGGAGTCACCACGCCATCGGAAGCCAAGGTGGAGGTGAAGCGAGCAGCCCTGCGCATGTCGTCACAGGCAGTCCTCGTCGCAGGCTCGTCGAAGTACGGCTCGTTCGGCAAGTACAAGGCGCTCGACCTTTCCGAGGTCGATATCGTTGTCACGGATGGTGGTCTGAGCGACGGTGCCGCAGCGGGCATCCGTGCTCTGAACGTCGACGTTCGCCAGGCAATTCAGGAATAA